The following nucleotide sequence is from Drosophila kikkawai strain 14028-0561.14 chromosome 2L, DkikHiC1v2, whole genome shotgun sequence.
TTTTAGCTAATTGAAATGAGTTCGCAATGCAAATACGAGCTTACTTGTAGTAGTGGCTGGAATGcttgccaaaaaataaatagaaataaaagtgCAAATCCTTGGCAGCTTCGGGGTGTCACGTTTCAGCCGTGGGGCTTAGTTCAAAGCTCCTTATTCCTTCCATCGCAGGACCACCTGTGGCTGACTGCTCGATGGGATGCCGCCGTAGCCACTGCCATCACGTCTCAGGTGCGAAATGAAGATTTATAAAATGGCAAATTGATTTAACGTGCCAAGTGCTTCTTAATTCAACAGCAGCGGACCTGGCAAgttgataaaattttaatgccTCCCTCAGGGGGCAGCACAGAAGGCGAGACAGAAACCTTACCCTCACGCTCATGTGGTTCAATTTCAACCCTCCAGAGGCCTGGTAATTGAGGGTTAAACTAGCGCTTTGTGGCTCATCAACAGGTAATTTCTGTGCCGGATTTTTATGACAACTTGCGGCTTGTTAGTTCGAATAAATAATGCATGAGCGCCAACACTAACCTAACGAGCTCAGCTCGATTCTCCCCCCCGAGGAAATTTACTGAAATTTGAATACTTGGCGGCATCACGTTTTCCGACTTTTCTTCTCGTTTCCCTTCTCTTTTTGTATTGCcgccttttttattattttttccgcttttcctctTTATTGGTAATAGAATACATTCAATTCTGTTTTTGGCTTTCCTTGCGCAAACAGAACGCggaaaaaaattcaattaaatgtaATCGCATCTATTTCCTTCTGCCTCCGTGACTGATTGTTCTAGGAAagaaatgctgaaaaaaatggaaattaaaattgaataaatagcCAAATAAACAGGctctttgaaaataaatgctAATTTCGCGCTTTTCCTCAAGTTTCCACTAAGAAATGTCGACAGccactttcttttttatttcccttCACGCATCTTAAGTGGGCAGAGGCACGTGCCGAACCAAATCCTTTTAATGTGTCGCCAAAGTTGGGAAACTCGATATAGGAAGTTGTcaaacaataaaagaaaatttgcagcttacttttttttttagggtttgGTATATCTTTTAAAAGTAGAGTGATGTttggaggaaaaaaaaatccaatggTTACCATATACGTATCTAGGGCCTTTGGATGAATTATAAATAGTAATTCTAGTggaaaatcataaattaaaatttaaacaaattccaAAACCCCAGTAAAACTCTCTGTTGGCAGATCAAATTACGGGGCCAGAAAACTTTTCAATTACCATCAGATTCAATTAATAATACCACATCGCACTAACTACATTTTGCCATCCGTTGGCGTAACCAGCTTAAATGGGGAAAAAACGCTTTCAATTCAGCAAGGACGctttgaaattcaattaaccTCAAGTGGATGCCACAACGGCGGCAATCGCCATGATGAAGGCATAAAACAAAGGCAGACGCTGCGGTGGCATTCACACCTCATCAATGTCAGGCTTCGGGATACAGGATACGGAATGGCATGGGTGGGGTTGGATATGGCGAAGAAACACCCCCTGACTTCGGATGTTTGCCAGCGTTTAGCCCAGTCGATATTGCTGCCAGAGGCTATCGATGGTATATTAAACTTTCACTGCCGCCGGCTCTCAGTGGAAAGTGCTCAGAACTCGGCCTGATTAAGAGCTGAGCAAACAAATCACGAGCCAGCCGAGCCGGATTGTTTGCTTAGCCAGTGTCTAAACACCGCTCTCGACTGTTTTTTAAACTGTTTGCCATGTGTACCAGCAGCGGGGGAATCAACCCCTGGAACTCGTGTAATTAACATTTCAATCCTGCTCATCGAGCAAATGTATCTCTTGTGCTCCAATGCCTTCTATCATGTAACCCCCGCAGTCCGCCGACTCCCGGACCAacgagataaataaataaattgtctTTCGGGGCAATTGTTGCTGCTCTTTCGTGTTGACATATGCAAATTTATCACCGCCCACCACAATTCACCCAAGTTTTTTGATTACTTTCGAGCACACGAAGGCGGAACGGTATAGGTCTGGTTATTTGCCAACTTGATGGCGGCTTTTGTAGATGGTTCAATCCATCGATTGTTTGCTCTTTGCTGGTTTTATTACCTTTatgttgaaattaaaataaataaaactttaagaaTTAGCATAACTCTGGTTAAGAGACCATTTAATTAATCGATAACAGGTATAGCCCAATGAAAAATTAAGTAACTtactaaatattataattttagtcggAAGCTTACAAACTTTGAAGGTGTCATTTCCGAccttatttatattcttaatcagaaTCTTTATATAACTAACTAACacaattaatgcatttttggcataCTTATGATCGATTTCGAATTTTGCCCTCTGATCAAATTTAAAACTGAAAAgctttaaagattttatacACAGACaaactttataatttatacttttaagaatcaataaataatacatttaagtGTTATTGTTATGATAGGTTTctcattttattataaaaatcacATTTGTTTTCCAATTAAAGTAGAAACAAAACCACAATTAAAACAATTGGCTAATCATAGGGTCTAGATCGATATGGATTGATATGATGTTGCTATGATATTCTTTAGGTTCATTGAGAGATATAATAGCAGGGGAGAGACTCTGAGGCCTCCTCCCAAGCGGTACCAGATTCCAAAATTACGGAATCCTTTGATATCGAGTCCAGGCCACCGATAGCTGGATGCCACTCCTGTTGCCGTGGCCACATCTCCGCCAGCTCCGACGGCAGTGCTGCCACAGCGAACGTGCTCCAGTCCAGGGCATTTCTGTTGGGTTTGTGGGGATTCCCCTTTCTGATGCtttctgctgttgctgctgctgaggctGCTTTTTCAGGACCTTCCACCTCCTCACGTCCGATTCCTGGGCGACGATTGTGGTTTGTGTGTGGCGCCAGTGACGGGGCCTTGGTTTTTATAGCTGCCGCCACCAGAACGGAGCTTTCCGCTGAGGGGGGAAAACTTTCGAGTTGAGTTTCCCAGCGCCGAGTGTTGAATTTCCCCGCAAGCGAGTGGCAACAATTGTAGCGGCCTAATTGGGTGTATATAGATACATGTTACTGTGGCGCTTAGGTAAATAACAGTCcacacttatatatatagaatccTGTAGcctgagtgagtgtgtgtgtgtgacctTATGCACACAAGGACACCGGCGGAAAAGGAGGAGCCAGGACTCGGCATAGCAATGGCCGCCATTTGAGTGAATTTTGCTGAGCTtcgcataaaattaaatgaaatttaaattatgccCGTTCCCTCTACAAAATAATCCTTTCGAGCCTGCGAGTAAGTGATTAAAGCCATTAACGAAATTATCGGGATTATAGAGATTTGTTCGCATCGAGATGCGGAGGCAGGACTTCGCCACGGGTGTCGGCAAGACAATGCCGTTTCCGTAATCCAGGGGCTTCAATTAATGGAGTGTCGTCCAAAAAAGGGGTTGCAGATGATGGGAGGAGATGTCGCTGACTGCCAAAAGGGGtggctgactgactgagtTTTCGTTTCTCTATCTATTTTTTAACAGTGCACGCAGTCTACTGACGTCAATGGTCCCTGTTTTCTTCAGCCACAAATAGTTTTCCCCGTCAAGGCCGTTCTTTTTATGAGCTTTCACCCGTTTCTCCTTTTTTGTGATGAATATATAGTCAAATTTTTACGATAAAACCaattatgtttacaaatatgTACTTATAGAGAGAAGATGgctatgaaaaatatattgtaaaaatttattctgaataaaataaaattttttgtaaatcaCAATGAAAGGGATAAATGCTCCGTAtaaaaaacttattaaaaGGAATAAACCTTCGCAAAATGAtgtaacaaaaaaagaaaacccaattGAAGAAGCACCAAGAGCTAGCAGTGTGAGTACGATAAACGTTGAAGAAAACCCAAGATTacataaatctaaaaaagaaGAGTTACTGAACAAACAAACATATATTTTACCTGATTTAACGAGAACCAGCGGAGAAGAAACTTTGAGATCGAAAACTGATCAAAAGGAAGAACACAATAATGATAAGGGAAATGAAGAGAAATTTGAATCGAGTTTAGAAAGTTCTATGGTTTCTGTTTACGCAGATTCCAGCGATGTGGACTTGACTTCCGATTTAAGCGAGGATCTTCTAGATGATAGGAAGAATACCATTAAGAGTAAACCGAAAAAACCTGCGAGTTCCCTTGATGCGGAGGAAAAGTTTAGGACGCATTTCCTAAAGAGTTTTCAAGGCATGCCAAGATTATCGCAAATCTCATTGGATGAACCTTCGAGTAAAACAAAAGTTAGCAatgaaaatttacaaaatattcaaGAGTTGACGGATATAAAGGAAACCCTGAAAACATCATTAAGTCAAAGTGAAGATAAGGATATAAAATTGCCATcaaaagtaaatattattgACCATCTAACTGAAGAGCAGCACAGCTCAGAAGACAACTAAAaccaaaatattcaaattgtagaatatattgataaaaatctaaaaagaaTCCCCATTTATAAAACCATATGGAATAATAattaccaaatttaaaaagagTAATACAAAATCCTAACAAAAAGTTTGCTGCAATGTAATAAAAACTTTCATAGCAAAAGaatgatatatgtataatgAATAAATTTCCAGGAAATTCTAGAAATTTATCTCCCTTTTCGGCCACTTCAAAGTCGGATCATTGCCAGGCAACCGAAGGGAAAAATGCCTGCCTGCCGACCTCCTCAGAAATTTTCGGACAACTTCATGACGCTAAATTAACTAGCAGACATTTCTATTAGCTCTGCGGAATGAATACCAAGGCAATTTACGCTTAATATATGCATGATGCTGTCCGCTTGATAACACTCGAAGTTTGGCACTGCCAGGGATGAAGAGGGATGTGGGTCTGTGAGTGTGGGTGGTAGTTGGTGGGTGGTGGCCCTTACAGGTTGTTGGGACAACGGTGCCGCCCCTTTGTTGCTATCTAACCTTATCTGAGGACGGCACGTGGAAAAGTTCCGTACGTTTAACTTTGGCATTCGGCTGCAAATGAATTTAATGACTTGGAAATGGCCGCCGActgattttgaattttaatttcagaGAAAGAAGAGTCTTGTGAAGCGTGCAAGTCAAAATCATCATATTAATACTAATATATTGTAAAACAAGTACAACAGGTAGTGTTCATTATGAtaggcttaaaaataaatgtctaggaaaatatcataaattataattaaataatttattatgaaTTGCTATTAAAAGCAGTAGACATTTGGAAGCCCTAAAAAGGTGTCTAAATACCAGTTTTGAGGTACGATATATCTGTATTTccttgtttttatacccttgcagggtattataatttcagtcagaagtttgcaacgcagtgatggagacgtttccgaccctataaagtatatatattcttgatcagcatcaacagccgagtcgatctagccatgtccgtctgtccgtctgtccgtctgtccgtctgtccgtccgtctgtccgtttctacgcaaactagtccctcagttttaaagctatctgaatgaaactttgtatatagtcttctatatactctcactgctatatatgtcggaacgggccggatcggacgactatatcatatagctgccatacaaatgttcgataaatttttagaaaaaaaattataacttggcagtttttcaacatttttgcatcatttttgagatatggccaatatatattatttccgattttcggttttaattttataaaaatcggaccactatatcttatagctgccataggaacgatcggaaaattaattgaaaaaaattataacttcgttgtttttcaacgtattttcatctactttgagacatgagcttctggtattatttcaaaattttggtaaaaattttatgaaaatcggacgactatatcttatagctgccataggaacgatagggaaagtaatagaaaaaattataacttcgttgtttttcaacgtattttcatctactttgaggcatgagcttttagtattatttcagaattttggtaacaatattatgaaaatcggacaactatatcatatagctgctataggagcgatccgtagatgtatagaaaatgtaaggctgggaatgtataactgtaactgtcaaacagtaaatataataagtataggtaaaatgttatgaaactctttttttgtgtctgttttcggcaatataatttatagtataaatatgaaaaccaatctgcaagggtatacaaacttcggcacgccgaagttagcttcctttcttgtttgttctaaattttacatttttttttataaactataacGGGTGTTAATCTGATATTGATCTTATCTaaattataaggaaaataACTTCAGGTTCTCCAATCCAAGCTCGCAATCAAATCAACATGAAATCCGACGCATATCAAAATAATAGGCCAAAATCAATGACTTCCCCTGGGGAGGTAATTTGTATACTGCTTTTTGGCACACTCCCAGTGCAAAAAACGGAAGGGTATTTAATATCTTGCCGGGAATATCTTCGGCTGAAATGCAACAGCCCGACAGGCAGGAGAACTGGGATCTGAGGAAAACAATTGCCAGCAGTCTGAGGGAACTCCCAAAGTACCTTTTCACACATGAGCGCGCCGGTCTCAGGAcatgacaaaaaaaatagcagaCGTTCCTGGGGAGGAGGATATAAAAACCCAAAGGCTCAGTCTCAACCTCAGCCTCCCCCGATTTCAGTTGTTGTAAATCACAAAGTGAAACCGAAACCGTTAACGTGTTGCGGTTACGCTGCTGACTTTGCTGTGTGggacaaaaaaataaaaataaaaaagaaagcaaagaaaaaatctgaaatagaAGGGAGAACTGAGGCAAGTCATTCCATTTGTGAGGCTTTATTAAATGGGAATTGAGCGGGGCCAACGTCCTATCGTATCCTGTCCTGGCTTTTTAGTgcgattttttttgcaatgTTTAGGGGAGGTCCTTGTGTGTGAGTTTATCAAACTCCTTACATTTGTTTTCCCGGCCAAACAGGGCCAGCTAGCTTCCCCAAGCAaacttttcttatttaatgATTGCTTTCAGGAAGAGAGAAAGCAAAATCGATGGGGGAAACCGAGAGCTGGTTTCGCATTTCAACTTGAGAAATGTGAAATTGTTCCAGTTCCTTATTTTTCCCTTCCGAAGATTTGTCAAATCTTTGACACAATGATGCATAACGTTATCTGAGATTTGCcggctgaaaaaaaaaaagaaacacaacAATAAACACAAGCGACTTTGCGAATTAATTCTCTTAATGTTTGCGACTTGTAGCCATGGGCACTAAGTAGGATGCTTAGACCCGGGGAATCACTTAATGCGATTGCCAAAAGAAGAGTTTGGGGGCCAAATTTCTGTAAAATACTTTTGCTAATTGCTGCAACTCGTTAAAGATACATATGCACCTTCCATTGTGTATCCCATGGCGCCTAGAGTGCACTAGATAGCCATAATCGCATCAGGTTCCGCACGATTTAACAGCAACGCAATTCTGACGGGACCCAGACCAATTCCAGTCCGTTGGCATCGCAACTGATTGTCTGCTCTTGCATTTCCATCTAACGCATGATTTTTGcattgaaaacaatttttagatacgattttccaataaataaaatgatcaaataatttaaatcgtATTAGATAtagtttttgtttgatttttatttcttagcGTCCTTATTAATAATAAGGATGAAGGATAAGAATATCATATCAACAGACAAGTCTAGTTAGtacttttttggttttttgataTTAAATTTCCACCTTCTCTATTTTATCTGACTCGCCTCCGATTGTTGGTCGAACTTCAAACATTGTTGTTAAAATCGGTAAACACAAATTACCTAAATAATGTTTGTAGGCAAagttatcaaaaaatattacgTAAGGGTCTTCTAAATGTATCACGGTAGATTCTTTTTGAAATGATTTAAGAAGACACATTAcacttttaatataaataaaattaattaacaaacttgatatttatctattttacaataaattgtaatctctatatattattattattattaaattcaataaactatatttttatttactgtgTCTCGAActtcattttattttgctCAACACTTTTTTGGCCTCGCATTGATTGCTCCACAATTGCGCAATTTCGTTCACTAAAAGCATTTCAAAAATACAGCACAATACTGCCGAGGGTTAGGGCAACTGGAAGGAGCAGAAGGAGTGGCTTCTTCTGTGCCCGCTGCCATGACGCATAAGCTCCGATAAAAACTGTTGTTCGATAAGCATTTTGTTTGCACTGCGCCGGGAGTTGTTAAGGAGTCTGTGCCTCAGACCCAAGTCATGAACTCTTGTGGTAATTCTGGGGACACGAATCGTTTGAGGAAGCCATAACGAATCACTATTTAATGTGAAACTTGACAAAGTTTCGTGGAATTGTTTGCCATTGTAAGGAAATGTTAAGGGATGGGAGGGGAAGAAATAAATCATACGCAGAGATGAGACTTTACTGAGCATTGATTACTTAGAAAGGTAGTTTAATATGAAATACAgatttatcatttatttaaatatttaaaaatatataaatatattactttaattattttctgttaTGCAAACTGCTAACATTTTCGTTCAAACCAAATTTTGGTAAGCCGACAACATCTACTGCTCTTTGGGTGCCCGCACAAGTATGCTATAATTTGTACGAAGCAAACTTCCTCTGCCGGTTCGCTCGAATGTCCTGCGGCTTAGTCATCCCTCCGGTCCCTTTCAACACTCCCTCACATCGGCAAATACACATGATATTCATTATGAACGGCTTAAGCGATTTCCCTTGGGCCGCTGTAAGCCTCCTCCGCAGATATATAAACACACATCGAGACACTCATGCATATGCACAGATATATTTCGagtttttcgcatttttttattttttttttttcatgaaagcTCTTTTGAATGGAATCCGATTTGACGAGCATTCGCAAAAAAAGGAATACTCGTCAGCAAATTGGCAGCTcaaccaaaaaataataaaaagaagtaAGAGAAGATCCAATTCTCAACCTGATTGTTGGCCACATCAATCACAGCCGACCAGCCCCTTGCCATGTTTTACATGCTGGCAAAAACGCAGCGGTAAACATGGACATAATAATTAAGGGCCATAATTTTCTCCCGCCCCAAAATGGACAGCAAGCGTTCGCTGTGCTAATGAAAATAATCTGTCATCAAAGGCAAAAAGCCACCCCATTGTAAACGAACAGGTGCTCCCGTATCCTGCTGCCGTTTTCCTGGCCACGCCCCCGATGTATGTATATGATTACATTGGGCCGCCAACTATTAACTCAGCATAAATTGTTTGCCTTTGAGGAGGGGAAGGGTTGAAGGGCAGGAAGGTCGAAGGTCGGCAGGCGACTGCCGGACGGAAATTGCATTTGTGCTGTCCGAAATCAGATAAGATTCACCGACGACAATGGTCTCTCCTTTGGCCAGGATATGACATTAAAAGCGCATCACAGACAGGAGAACAGAGCTAGGCATCAGCAGCGGAAACTGTTGCCGTAATTACATTCGAGgcggaaaggaaaaaaaaggtaGAATTGGATATTGGAATTTGGTTTCGAACTGTTCTTACTCTCTTATACTATTATggaatgtaaatatgtaaatattccCAGTAATCGGAGGAGCTAatgttcttaattttttttttctgcgcgAGAATAAAATAGTAAAACCTTTAATCTTTtgagtttaaaattttttttttgtatgtaaaatatatttttattagaatatatagggaattttaattttctttaatattcataaaaatccaaaaacaTTTGTTAATATATTCCAAGTGCCAAGTCCAACAAACCCTTGCTACCCTCTATCCTCTTATTCAATAAAGAGCTCATTGCTGGTCATTTGCGCTCTTCTTTGACCCCGAAGGCTCAGCTTTGATTCGGTCTTTGTTTGCaccattaaattaaatatcctCGCCCAGTCGTCCGACCTCTGACTGAGTCTGCTCATCTCGGCTGCCCAGGAACGACAATGCCGGCAATTTCTGTCATTTCCTTAATAGAAATCTTATCTTTTGTGACGCCTTCGCCGTGCGCCTAAGCCGGATATCGCACCTTTGACATCTGTCGTGTGAACTTCTAGCAGAGCAACTCTGTGCTGAACAGTCATAGAAAATACATTGTCAGGCttttgggaaaaatatatttgaaaaatttaatacCATAGAATTAATAAGACACAAGTAGTTTACATTTACAAACACCATGAGCTGCTGCTACTGCGGTACTCAGACGGAGGACTGTGGCGACTGTCAGTCCGGAGAGGATCAGAAAAAG
It contains:
- the LOC121502423 gene encoding uncharacterized protein produces the protein MPWTGARSLWQHCRRSWRRCGHGNRSGIQLSVAWTRYQRIP